From the genome of Mustela erminea isolate mMusErm1 chromosome 3, mMusErm1.Pri, whole genome shotgun sequence:
AGCAGTGTAGAAGAAGCTTTTTCATTATCTTAGGAAGAAGCTGTAAGGGAATGCTTTTGGTCAATTAATTGATGGCCCTATGAGCACCAGAGCAGGAGTCACATGGAACAAACATTCATGACAAAAGTCAAGGCTTAAGGACTGAACAGCAAACCTGTCATtcctagaattttagaaaatgaaaaatgatagaaTGATACTCAGGTAATGATTGATAAtcattttctcttataaaatgaagaatgatAATCATGAGGTATTGTAAAGCCCTTCATGATCCCCTGTAAAGGCTATGAGCTGACTTGTCTGAACTTCAGATCCTTTGTAGTAGAGACTTCTGGTGTTCACCTATATCtgattctcttcttcttctaggcACACTACCGTGTTGTATTCTCCCATTTCTTGCATTTAGGTGGGCACATAGGAATATTTCTGGCCAGAAGTTGTGAGCAGAATTGGTGTGTATGTCACTTTCAGGCCAAAGCATTTAACTGCTGGTGTGAGACTCTTCAGCTCCTCCTGTCCTTGCCTTAGTAACTGAAATGGTTGTGTATTCTAGATGATATAACTACAAGATGGCAGAGCTTCAATATCTTGGGTCCTTGAGTAATTATGCAGAGCAGACCTcactgctgcccccccccccgccccccattccaccccctgccactcccaggcccagccctgggaGACTGGGTATTGCTTATTGCCATAGCAAGTACTAGTCTATCCTGACAAAATAACCATTCCTGCTcaattctcttattctttttcttgccatTCTTAGGACTTAGAAGATGCATGTATTCACTCCTAGGGAGTGGGGTAAATGAGTCATgtttgggagggaggaggggagaggaagagggtagATTTAGCTGGAAGTAGTGATTATAGAATTGCTTCTGGTGTGTGatgagggcaggagaagaaggaaaaagggataAACTGAGAGATCTGTTGTTTGTTCATCATCATCGTGGGTATTATGGTCTGTCTTGACGGGGGCGATCATGAACCACAAATGCTGTCTGCACAGATTTTCCCATGTTTACCCCTTGACCTACCTGCACAGGCCTTCCCCTGAGAAGTCTTTGAGTGGtgacagagcagaaaggaaaCTTTGGAAAGTTTGGCAGTTAAATCCACAGTCAGCTTTAAAGGCTGAAGTTTCAAGGCTCTGAGACTGATAGTTGACATAATTTCTTTGAAGACTCATTATGTAAGAAGTCAGCTCATGCAGCTTCATTTCATTTGAAGCCTCTTTGTGAATTTGAGAATCTTCAGCCATTAATCACGGTCAGTTCGGTTAGAGAATACATATTGTCTTAATGTAACTTACTCCAAAAATTCTTCTCACCAGCCTTCTCACTTAATTCTGCTACTGACTAGCTTTGTGGTGGATAGCAAGTCCTTTTCCCCCAGAACCTCAGTCCTCTCTGTAAACTGTTCCAGCCCTGACATTCTAAAGTTCAGAGGGGAGAATAATACTGTTCCCAGTTTGTGGGTTGAAGGTTCTAGGGCGAGAGAGGGAAGGGAGTTAACTCTGATCCATGTTTAACACTTGCAGAGGCTGTTCTCGTTCCCTCCCCCATAAGATGGTGATAGTGCAGTGTGCATGTGAAATTGCTTTAAAGCTTCCTCCCTGGGGCTCTCCATGCCTTGAAGTCAGTAACTTGGTTTCATTTGTCTCTGCCTCTCATGTACATGACATAGATCTTGCTACAGGGTAGTTGCTTAGTAAAGTTTGCTGACTTGAAATGGAGTAAATACTtggtgtttcttaaaaaaattttttttctatagggGCATCTGTAtggtacagtcagttaaacatctgatcttgatttcagcttaggttgtgatttTGGGTCtcgagatcaagccctgcgttgaaCACTGAGATCAGGTctgttaagattctctctccctttccctctgaccctcttccctgtgcactctctcaaataaataagtcttaaaaagtttttttacagctttattgtGGTTTGTCAACATACAATAAATTGCGCATAttaaagtgtataatttttttttaaagagtttatttatttatttgatgacggagatcacaagttggcagagaggcaggtgggggtggggggaagcaggctccctgctgagcaggaagcctgacttggggcttgatcctaggacccggggatcatgacctgagccaaaggcagaggcttaacccattgagcctcccaggcacccctcaagtgtataatttgataagttttgacatgTGTATGTACTTATGAGGccattaccacaatcaagataaccAACACATCCATTCCTCCCAGAAGTGTTCTCATGGCTCTATAGAATAGCTCTCTTCTATCCTCCCACACTTGTCTTCAGACAACCACAGATTTGTTTTCTCCCTAGAGGTTAATTTGCATTCTCTAGAGTTCTACGTAAGTGACATATGCAGTAtgtacttcattttcatttggagGGGGAGTGTCTGGCTTTTTGGCATTGAGCATAATTATTTGgagtcatccatgttgtagtatctGTAGCTCATGCTGTTTTACTCCACAGTAGTATCCCATTATATAAAAtaccatggtttatttatttatttgcttgtcagTGGACCTTGAATGGCTCTGGTTTTTGGCAATTGTACAGAAAGCCGTTAGGagcattcatgtacaagtcttcGTGCagatatatgcttttatttcaaGCAGGTAAACCCCTAGGAATGGAGTAACTGGATCAAAAGGTAGGTGTCTTTTTAACTTGTAAGAACACTGTCAAACTGTTTTGTAAAGTGGTTGTGTTCTTTCTGATTTTGTCGGCATCTTAGGAGGATTCAGTTCCTTCACATCTTCATCAACTCCTGGTTTGTATCAGTCTTTTCAGCCATTCTGATGAGATGTGTAGTAGTTAGTGTCTTGTGATTTTCATTTAgatttccctagtgactaatgatgcctgagcatctttttttgtgcttatttgccatctgtatgtcttttttggtgaaatgttttttcagttatttgcccatttaaaaatttgggttgttttcttgttactgagtattgagagttctttatgtattttggacactagtctttttttttttttaaagattttatttatttgacagagagggagcacaagtcgaggtggggcagaggcagagggagggacagactcccagatgagcagggagcctgattcagagcttgatcctaggaccctggcatcatgacctgattcaaaggcacatgcttaaccaactgagacacccaggcgctccttggaCACAAGTCATATATCAGATATatgcttgaaaaatattttgtccctgtttggcttgtcttttcattctctaatCAGTGTCTTTCAAGAgcaaaagttttacattttgatgaggtccattttttcaatttcctctttaaaggactatacttttggtgttgtatctgaGAAATCTTTGTGTGACCCAAGGCTGCAATGTTTTTTGCCCTATGTTTTGTTCTGTAAgttttgtaactttatttttctcctcatttaatTGCACTTTGCTTTATTGTGCTTCATAGTGCATTTTCAAGCAAGTctattggttttttcttttttcgttttATGactttaaactatatatataggTTTATGATCCATTTGAGCTTTTATATTGTATGAGGtatgaatgaaaaaaaacccttttttcaTATGGATATCCAGCTGTTCAGCTCTTTGTTGAAGAATACTTTGTATATGATTTTTCAGATTTAAACAAATCTCTATTAGCCTGgatctttccattttataggtaagcaAACAGGCTTGGAGAATTGAAGTGACTTGTGCAAGGCCACATAGCTCATTTGTGTTAGATCCTGGCCTTGAACTCATGTCTTCCAAATCCCAGTCCATTACTTTGTTCACTGtatcatcttttcattttatccttttcaAGTACCTTGTTCTTGAATATTATCTTTCTGTCTAGTTTTTAGAAGGAAGAGCGGAGGTCTAAAAGAGGACCATCACTTTAGAGACAATATTGTGAGGTCTCTCACTTCTTGGACCTTATCATCTGTTATTCTCCCCTCACTTCCACCGCTTCAGTCTCCCTGCTATTCCTTGAATCCACCAGgctctctcctgcctcagggcccttgAACTTATTGTACCTTCTCCCTCGACTCTCTTCTCTCAGTTGTCCTCATGTCTTGTTTCTCCTTCAAGTGTTGACTCAGCTTCACCTCAGGGAAACCCACCTGAaccacacatttaaaatttaaagcccTTCCTCCAACCATCCACGTCCCCCTTCCCCTCAGTATTCTGTAGTCAGGTTGTGAAGCCTGGGGTGACGAGATTTCCTGTGAGAACGATAGAAGGCTGTGGCTGCGTGAAGCTGGAAAGTATTTTTCTGCATGACCAGTGTTGAGGAAGGATACTGAAAGGAATTTGAAATCATCTCATGTTTTTCTCCTATCATCTCTAGGAATTTAGAGTTTTCCATAGATTTTTCAGCCTAACTCTGATCTGTGGGCTGGGCCTTATGCATGTAAATTTATAGAAGAGCAATCTCTTCAGGGCTTATATTGGTGTCAGAGATTTTAATATTGCAGCTATTTGTTTAGTCCCTTCTTGAGCCAGCCACTGTACATACATTATCTTCAATTCTCACAACAGTCTTTCAGGGCAGGGATTACTCTCTCTCTTATGGATATAACTTTAGGGCCACAGATGTTAATGAAGCTTGGCTGCTTTCACACAGCTTGTATCTGGTAGGGCCACAATTCAAGCCCAAGACTGGATGGCTCAAAACCTACGCTTTCCCCACTATGCTTGGATAATGTGTTTCTCTTTCCCACCTATGTCTCCCCACCTACAATCAATCTTGTGAGGTAACTACTGAAACACGGGGCTACAGAGAAAATGCTATTCCAGTGTCATCTCTACATCTTTTCCAGAAAGGAGGACAGTGGGAATCCCTTTCTATAGAGGGcagaactgaggcacagaggggttaacATGCTTAGGGCTGCAAAATAAGCCCATGGAAGAGTTGAGATCAAAGTCCCAGGACTCCTGGGTTccagggacattttttttttttcaagtttcaggTATTTATTATTCAGTGTAAACCCCAACACAATACACCAACATGATTTCATGCATTTAGAAGGGAAATATTTCCTGGATAAGTGGTAAATTGTGTGGATGGCTTCTGGAAGAACTTCATTTTAAGCAGCTTTATAgtgaaacatttcatttaaaagtcTGGACCTTCTTTCTTCAGTTTGCTGTAATCTACATTCATGGAGTAGAACTTATACTGATCATTGGGACCCAGTTTGTTCCAGGGTTCTGGGTTATTCTTCCTATCCCAACTGACATCTGGATTGAACAATGCCAGGCGCAAGACATATAGTGCTGCTCCTGTACCTCCTGCCCCAATAAATACGAAGAGGGGGATCAAGCTCGGATGCTTCTTGGCCTGACCGATGATCTGGCGTAACATGGTTGCGGCAGAGGCCTCCtgaccaggaaagggaaaaaccaAACGCGGCAGGCCCGGGACTAAGTAAAACCTACCCAGGGACCTTGTTTTATAATCCATGTCCCACCATGGCAATTTCATTGTTGGTCTTAATGTATGAGCAAATGGATGCATCTTGTGGCCTCTCAGAGGGATGAATAAGACCTAAGACCTTTGAGCTCTTGTCCTCTGTTGCTCTGTGAAGGAACTGAGGTTCCTTTACACAGTACTGTAGGTATAGGTTCTACtgaattattgaattttaagataTATCCCAGATTAATTCTTCCAAGCTGGATGGGTGACATTTTTGTTAGACTCCAAAATTAGGTACAATACCTGTTTCTGAGAGCTCCTGGTTGAAGCTCTTCCGGGAGCAACTCTGAAATCTTGGTTTTGTActtcttttctgaatttctggaaatcagagagggaggggtgTTCTTTAGAAGACATATGGGTAAGGTGGTGTTGTCTGAAAATTCTCAGGAAGTATCCCATGGTTATAACAGGCATTATTTAGCTGATGCATGTCTTTTTCTCAGAGCTTGTGATGCTACTGCTGAGGTTCTTCAACCGTCTGGGATGCCTGAGAGTGTGCTTATTCTGCATAGTAAGATGAGTGGGTATGATTTAGACACACATTCCCCTGGAAGATTTGCACATAAACAAAATGGCGGGGCCTCATGGTACAGCAGACAGAGCTATGAATCAGTGCCAGTCAGGGATGCTGGGCTTCAGCTACAGATTTGCAAATTTCCCAATTTGTATAGTGTTTGTCAGTGATCATGTACCTCCTGGGTTTCCTAGGGGAGCTAGGGAACTAGAGTCTGATGAAAAGGCATAGTCCCACTCTGCCTTTTTCTAAACACATCACGATGTTGTAATTTTCCGGCAACTTACAGTCCCCCCTCAAAAAGTGCATTCCTCAAGAGCAAGGATTTGGTCTGACTGTTCTCTTCATCGCCAGCGTCTAGCAGGGAACTTGGCCGTACTTAGTAAATGATGATTGAATGATGAATGGAGGAGGATGGGATTTTAGATTAGATCAGTGAGGATTTACCACAGTGTAACTTTAGGCAACTTGCTTAAGTAACACTTTCCTCACTTGTAAACTGAAGTAACATTATCTACCCACAAGAATGTTTTTAGGATTATGTGAGTTAATGAGTAAAGTGACAAGATGAGTGACAGATGGCCCTT
Proteins encoded in this window:
- the LOC116586533 gene encoding cytochrome c oxidase subunit NDUFA4-like — encoded protein: MLRQIIGQAKKHPSLIPLFVFIGAGGTGAALYVLRLALFNPDVSWDRKNNPEPWNKLGPNDQYKFYSMNVDYSKLKKEGPDF